A portion of the Deltaproteobacteria bacterium genome contains these proteins:
- a CDS encoding M28 family peptidase: MGYGVNANGLFLRPAKNSRCRPPQRSNPVKGKLRKGSGMRQRDGGGERKCSLWRFISSLGFRRRILLGYLCGGLLFGWLSLVGAQPKSEDPFRLPAQEREVDVPETTDEFPRTPPLGEQDLPYEAPPAPATNVEGQPSLPSDEREQSPVAEPSVTRPEERVVPSTREEQTGPATQGEPPAEETRSQPTRNETPDGIPGQKSVEPPSTPPVHEQTAPTPPRQLPPGHPPVTAEHGLAGGTKEETASSAEEGKLLSNIRQVTFIGQRAGEGYFSQDGSLLVFQSEREPGNPFYQIYLLDLHSGSLRRVSPGVGKTTCPWIHPTKKKVLFASTHLDPRAAEKQKAELTQRNSGQERRYSWDFDEQYELFETDLASGKMVNLSKTRGYDAEASWSPDGSLIVFASNRHAYTIPLSVEDQETFARDPSSQMDIYLMKADGTQVRRLTTEPGYDGGPFFSADGRKICWRRFSLDGATAEVFTMNVDGSEQTQITQLGTMSWGPYFHPSGDYLIFASNREGMRNFELYMVDAAGASTPVRVSFTDGFDGLPAFSPDGKRLTWSSARGIQKRPQIFFAEWNDATARQQLGLAGAVEVTTAEEDQPVPAPQLGTAFPPINTRGLRIHLDTLASEKMEGRLTGTEGERRATEYVASIFQWLGLMPAGDNGTYFQTFQFTGGVSLGTANQLTMRSGSGEQTWTVNSEWRPLSSSRVGAIDPTDVVFAGYGIVAPAAEGNGAYDSYAHLDVNDKWVLVFRYVPEGVSPQVRQHLNRYASLRYKTMIARDKGARGIIFVSGPQSQVKEQLVPLSFDASMSTSSIAAISVSDAVAERFLQGSGKTLGDLQASLDSGMSASGFVIDGVRLEVVIDVVQEKRSGRNVLARLIAGQGPGKTAVVVGAHVDHLGRGEGTSSLAREEEKGQVHYGADDNASGVAGLLEIAQALTEAKGKGELRLQRDVIFAAWSGEELGLLGSNHFVRTLSGSGAESAVLTPSISAYLNMDMIGRLKNAVVLQGVGSSSLWVREVERLAAPLDLAVTLQQDSYLPTDATAFYLKGVPILSAFTGAHDEYHTPRDTTEKINGEGAAKISRFMAALAQSLATRTDPPDYVAATKPPTTVGRVAVRAYLGTIPDYTPGDTIGVKIAGVVKGGPADLAGMTGGDTIIEMAGRKIENIYDYTYALDGLKIGVPAEVRVVRQGQPIILKIIPRSRE, encoded by the coding sequence ATGGGCTATGGCGTAAACGCGAACGGGTTGTTCCTCCGACCAGCAAAGAACAGTCGGTGCCGCCCGCCTCAGCGGAGCAACCCAGTGAAGGGTAAGTTAAGGAAAGGGAGCGGAATGCGACAGAGGGATGGAGGTGGGGAGCGAAAGTGCTCCCTGTGGCGATTCATCAGCAGTCTTGGGTTCAGGCGGAGAATTCTTCTCGGTTATCTATGTGGCGGCCTGTTGTTTGGTTGGCTTTCGCTCGTTGGGGCTCAGCCAAAGTCCGAAGATCCTTTCCGCCTACCAGCGCAAGAGCGCGAGGTTGACGTTCCGGAAACAACGGATGAGTTTCCTCGTACTCCGCCGCTCGGAGAGCAAGATCTTCCCTATGAAGCCCCGCCGGCTCCAGCGACGAACGTTGAGGGGCAGCCCTCGTTGCCATCTGACGAGCGTGAACAGTCGCCGGTTGCCGAACCGTCAGTGACGCGACCCGAGGAACGTGTCGTTCCTTCGACTAGAGAAGAACAAACTGGCCCAGCGACGCAAGGCGAGCCACCCGCGGAAGAGACGCGCTCGCAGCCTACACGAAACGAAACGCCCGACGGAATACCAGGCCAGAAGTCTGTGGAGCCACCCTCAACGCCGCCAGTGCACGAGCAGACTGCACCGACACCGCCTCGACAACTCCCTCCTGGTCATCCACCTGTCACTGCCGAGCACGGTCTTGCTGGAGGCACAAAAGAGGAGACTGCTAGCTCAGCAGAAGAAGGGAAACTCCTTAGCAATATCCGGCAAGTCACGTTTATTGGGCAACGTGCTGGCGAAGGCTATTTTAGCCAGGATGGATCACTGCTCGTTTTTCAGAGCGAGCGCGAGCCTGGGAATCCTTTTTACCAGATCTATCTTCTTGATTTGCATTCGGGCAGCCTACGACGAGTCTCTCCTGGAGTTGGAAAAACCACCTGTCCGTGGATTCATCCGACAAAGAAAAAAGTTCTCTTTGCTTCCACGCATCTTGACCCACGTGCAGCAGAGAAGCAAAAAGCCGAACTGACTCAACGCAACTCCGGGCAAGAGCGTCGGTACTCATGGGACTTTGATGAACAGTATGAGCTGTTTGAAACTGACCTCGCCAGCGGCAAGATGGTCAATCTGAGCAAAACCCGCGGGTACGATGCTGAAGCCTCGTGGTCACCAGATGGGTCACTCATTGTGTTTGCCTCTAATCGCCACGCGTATACCATTCCGCTCTCGGTCGAGGACCAGGAGACATTTGCGCGCGATCCGTCTTCACAGATGGATATCTATCTGATGAAGGCTGATGGCACGCAGGTGCGACGCTTGACGACAGAGCCAGGATACGACGGTGGTCCCTTCTTTAGTGCGGACGGGCGCAAGATTTGTTGGCGCCGCTTTTCTCTTGATGGTGCGACGGCAGAAGTTTTCACCATGAATGTTGACGGTTCCGAGCAGACCCAAATCACACAACTTGGCACGATGTCATGGGGGCCGTATTTCCACCCTTCTGGTGACTATCTCATCTTTGCCTCCAATCGTGAAGGAATGCGGAACTTTGAGTTGTACATGGTCGATGCTGCCGGGGCTTCCACACCCGTGCGTGTGTCCTTCACCGATGGCTTCGATGGGTTACCAGCCTTCTCGCCAGATGGAAAGCGCTTGACCTGGAGTAGCGCCCGTGGGATCCAGAAACGTCCCCAAATCTTTTTCGCTGAGTGGAATGATGCAACGGCACGTCAGCAGCTTGGCTTGGCCGGAGCAGTTGAGGTGACGACTGCGGAGGAGGACCAGCCTGTTCCCGCGCCGCAGCTTGGGACGGCTTTCCCGCCGATCAACACGCGCGGTTTACGTATTCACCTGGACACTCTCGCTTCGGAGAAAATGGAAGGACGACTCACAGGTACTGAAGGAGAACGACGCGCAACGGAGTATGTCGCGTCGATCTTTCAGTGGCTCGGCCTCATGCCCGCCGGTGATAATGGCACCTATTTTCAAACCTTCCAGTTCACTGGTGGTGTCTCGCTGGGAACTGCCAATCAACTAACGATGCGTTCAGGCAGTGGCGAGCAGACCTGGACAGTGAATAGCGAGTGGCGGCCTCTGTCTTCGTCGAGGGTGGGCGCTATCGACCCGACAGATGTGGTGTTCGCCGGCTATGGAATCGTTGCGCCCGCAGCCGAGGGCAACGGAGCCTATGATTCCTATGCGCACCTCGACGTGAACGACAAATGGGTACTGGTGTTTCGCTATGTGCCAGAAGGTGTCTCTCCACAGGTTCGACAGCACCTCAATCGCTATGCCAGTCTACGGTACAAAACCATGATCGCCCGCGACAAAGGTGCCCGTGGGATCATTTTTGTCAGTGGCCCACAGTCACAAGTGAAAGAACAATTAGTGCCATTGTCTTTTGACGCGTCAATGTCGACGAGCAGCATTGCAGCTATCTCTGTCAGTGATGCTGTGGCGGAACGATTCCTTCAAGGCAGTGGTAAGACGCTTGGCGATCTGCAAGCGAGCCTCGACTCAGGCATGAGCGCCTCTGGATTCGTCATCGATGGGGTACGTCTCGAAGTTGTGATCGACGTCGTGCAGGAGAAGCGCAGCGGACGAAATGTGCTTGCGCGGCTGATTGCTGGACAAGGCCCAGGGAAAACCGCGGTCGTTGTTGGTGCCCATGTCGATCATCTCGGGCGCGGAGAAGGAACGAGTTCGCTCGCGCGAGAAGAAGAAAAAGGACAAGTTCATTATGGTGCTGACGACAATGCGTCTGGTGTGGCGGGCCTCCTTGAAATTGCCCAAGCGCTCACTGAAGCGAAAGGAAAAGGCGAGTTGCGCTTACAACGTGACGTGATCTTTGCCGCCTGGTCGGGAGAGGAGCTGGGACTGCTGGGATCGAATCATTTCGTACGCACCCTGTCTGGCTCCGGGGCTGAGTCCGCCGTTCTCACTCCGAGCATAAGTGCCTATCTCAACATGGACATGATCGGGCGGTTAAAGAATGCTGTTGTGTTGCAGGGAGTGGGCTCAAGTTCACTGTGGGTGCGAGAAGTCGAGCGGCTTGCGGCACCACTTGATCTCGCTGTGACACTTCAGCAGGACAGCTATCTACCGACCGATGCGACAGCTTTCTATCTTAAAGGCGTACCAATTTTGAGCGCATTTACCGGTGCCCATGACGAGTATCACACTCCCCGTGATACCACAGAAAAAATCAATGGCGAGGGAGCGGCCAAAATCAGTCGTTTCATGGCAGCACTTGCGCAATCGCTGGCGACGCGTACTGACCCACCAGATTATGTCGCAGCCACAAAACCACCGACAACAGTCGGACGAGTCGCCGTGCGCGCCTATCTTGGCACCATTCCTGATTACACTCCCGGTGACACGATCGGAGTCAAAATTGCGGGTGTGGTGAAAGGTGGGCCTGCAGACCTGGCAGGAATGACTGGTGGTGACACTATCATCGAGATGGCAGGACGAAAAATCGAGAACATTTACGACTATACCTACGCTCTCGATGGCCTCAAAATTGGGGTTCCCGCAGAAGTACGTGTCGTGCGCCAGGGACAACCGATAATTCTGAAAATTATTCCGCGCTCGCGCGAGTAA
- a CDS encoding TIGR01777 family protein — protein MKTEEFRYRTRINAPAEEVFRWHARPGAFERLTPPWESVEVVERTGSIQNGDRLVLRMHLGPVSQKWVAEHRDYVEGRQFRDIQREGPFPHWEHTHRFEPDGPTACFLEDRIEYKLPLGKLGHKSGHRFVRRKLERLFRYRHEITAGDVAAHTRYATKPLKVLLSGATGLVGSVLIPFLTAGGHQVIRLVRGEPRPDASEVQWDPMRGVADLTRLEGMDAVVHLAGENIASGRWTAERKARIRESRVRGTKVLSDALSRLVLPPKVFISASAVGYYGDRGDELLHEGSTPGENFLADICQAWEAATESADKRGIRVVHLRIGLVLSGAGGALTKMLLPFKLGVGGTLGSGRQYVSWVSIDDLIGIIHHVLLTDALRGAVNAVSPYPITNSELTKVLGIILHRPTLLPTPAFALRMALGREMASDLLLSSARIEPRQLLMTQYPFRHPYLGDTLRHILGKTS, from the coding sequence ATGAAGACAGAAGAGTTTCGTTACCGCACTCGGATCAATGCTCCAGCGGAAGAAGTGTTTCGCTGGCACGCGCGACCTGGTGCGTTTGAGCGTCTGACGCCACCCTGGGAGTCGGTAGAGGTGGTTGAACGGACGGGAAGCATTCAGAACGGGGACCGCCTCGTGTTGCGAATGCATCTGGGCCCGGTGTCACAAAAATGGGTGGCAGAGCATCGCGATTACGTAGAAGGTCGACAGTTTCGCGATATCCAGCGAGAAGGGCCGTTTCCCCACTGGGAGCATACGCACCGCTTTGAACCCGATGGACCAACTGCGTGTTTTCTTGAAGACCGCATCGAGTACAAACTGCCGCTCGGAAAGCTTGGTCATAAGAGCGGTCACAGGTTCGTGCGTCGTAAACTTGAGCGGCTGTTTCGCTATCGTCATGAGATAACGGCTGGTGATGTTGCCGCTCATACGCGATACGCGACCAAACCGTTGAAGGTTCTTCTGTCCGGTGCAACCGGCCTCGTCGGATCGGTGCTCATTCCATTTCTCACTGCGGGGGGACACCAGGTCATTCGTTTGGTACGTGGCGAGCCACGTCCAGACGCATCTGAGGTGCAATGGGACCCGATGCGGGGAGTCGCGGATTTGACCCGCCTTGAAGGGATGGATGCTGTCGTCCACCTGGCTGGTGAGAATATTGCCTCCGGACGTTGGACGGCAGAGCGCAAGGCGCGTATTCGCGAGAGTCGGGTACGCGGAACCAAAGTACTCAGTGATGCGCTGTCTCGCCTGGTGCTACCACCAAAGGTCTTTATCAGTGCCTCAGCCGTTGGCTATTACGGCGACCGAGGCGATGAACTTTTGCATGAAGGCAGCACGCCTGGGGAGAATTTTCTGGCCGACATTTGTCAGGCATGGGAGGCTGCAACAGAAAGTGCGGACAAGCGAGGTATTCGGGTCGTCCATCTCCGCATTGGTCTGGTGCTGAGTGGTGCAGGCGGGGCGTTAACCAAGATGCTCTTACCGTTCAAACTTGGTGTGGGTGGTACCCTTGGTTCTGGGCGGCAGTATGTCAGTTGGGTATCGATCGACGACTTGATTGGTATCATTCACCACGTCTTGCTGACGGACGCATTACGAGGGGCCGTCAATGCTGTCTCGCCATATCCGATCACGAACAGTGAACTGACGAAAGTGTTGGGCATTATTCTTCACCGCCCCACATTGCTCCCGACTCCTGCCTTTGCCCTACGCATGGCCCTGGGGCGAGAAATGGCTAGCGATCTTTTGCTGTCCAGTGCGCGGATTGAACCACGTCAACTGCTGATGACCCAGTATCCGTTCCGTCATCCCTATTTAGGCGATACCCTGCGACACATACTAGGAAAAACATCATGA
- a CDS encoding DUF4149 domain-containing protein yields MKRFVNSFFFFLENLGAGVWLGTLATFGFAVARPVFRGVPSVTLAGELTAQVLHRINLMEMICASFMALAAFVFLAQREQRTTLRVLKTVVMALMVIAFAYYGHTLMNRMEHLRTVEIQNFDKFEESTRAARDEFDRLHKRYTRLASLNVWLGLGFLLLSGFERRDPSS; encoded by the coding sequence ATGAAACGATTCGTGAATTCTTTCTTTTTTTTTCTTGAGAATCTTGGTGCTGGAGTATGGCTCGGAACACTGGCAACCTTTGGCTTTGCGGTTGCGCGGCCAGTGTTTCGTGGCGTACCGAGTGTGACATTGGCGGGGGAGCTGACGGCACAAGTACTCCACCGGATCAACCTCATGGAGATGATCTGTGCGAGTTTTATGGCGTTGGCAGCGTTTGTGTTTCTTGCCCAACGAGAGCAGCGAACAACTCTGCGGGTGCTAAAAACCGTTGTGATGGCATTGATGGTGATAGCGTTTGCCTATTACGGACACACGCTGATGAACCGGATGGAGCATTTGCGCACCGTAGAGATTCAGAATTTTGATAAGTTTGAAGAGTCGACGCGAGCCGCTCGGGATGAATTTGATCGCCTACACAAGCGGTATACGCGGTTAGCGAGCCTGAACGTTTGGCTTGGGCTTGGATTTTTGCTGCTGTCCGGCTTTGAGCGGCGTGATCCGTCATCGTGA
- a CDS encoding DUF1990 domain-containing protein — translation MFSISRPTTLDVQRFVAAQRHLPHSYKEVGATQHTLPSGYDIDHNRMLLGSGKGTFVRAQKALQHWEMFNLRWLSLHEPTAPIAVGTTVAVLARVWSLWIMNACRIVYVIDEQGDTVTFGFAYGTLPGHAEQGEERFTVLWHHADDSVWYDILAFSRPHYRLARFGYLYVRHLQRRFARDSLQAMLAASR, via the coding sequence ATGTTTTCTATTTCTCGACCGACCACGCTAGACGTGCAACGGTTCGTTGCCGCCCAACGGCACCTCCCCCATTCTTATAAAGAAGTCGGAGCAACGCAGCATACGCTGCCATCCGGTTATGACATTGACCACAATCGGATGCTGCTCGGTAGTGGCAAAGGGACCTTTGTCCGCGCGCAGAAGGCACTGCAACACTGGGAGATGTTCAACCTGCGGTGGCTGTCGCTTCATGAACCGACAGCGCCAATTGCTGTGGGAACCACAGTGGCCGTGCTGGCACGCGTCTGGAGTTTATGGATCATGAATGCCTGCCGTATTGTTTACGTCATTGATGAGCAGGGCGACACAGTCACGTTTGGTTTCGCGTACGGTACCCTGCCTGGTCACGCTGAACAAGGAGAAGAACGATTCACCGTACTCTGGCATCATGCCGATGACTCGGTCTGGTACGACATTCTGGCCTTTTCCCGTCCCCACTATCGGTTAGCACGATTCGGGTACCTGTATGTACGGCACCTGCAGCGGCGGTTCGCACGAGACTCCCTTCAAGCTATGCTCGCTGCCTCACGATGA